ACCTGCGGAAAAATTGGCAATTTCTGCGGCGCTTACCAAATCCGCTTTTGCGGCCAGGGCCAAAGTCATGGTAGAAATAACGGTGTCCCCAGCGCCAGTAACGTCATAAACTTCTTTAGCTCTCGTAGGTATTGTCGTAACTTTATTATTGGGCTGTATCAAAGTCATCCCCATTTCGCCGCGCGTTATGAGAACGGAATCAGATTTTAACATTTTTAAAATCTTCTTTCCAAGATTTTCAATATCCTGTTCCGTAGCAATATTTTTGGCATTCATGCCTTCAATCGCTTCTTTCGTGTTAGGCGTTATCGCTGTTACTTTTTTATATTTTTTGAAATTTTCTATTTTAGGGTCGACGGTAATCGGGATTTTATGTTTTTTCGCAAGAAAAATAGTTCTTTTTAAAACTTTTTGACTTATGACGCCTTTGCCGTAATCAGAAATTATTACTCCATCGGCTTTAGGCATAAGAGCTTCAACATTTTTTATTATTTTCAATTCGGTCGAATGTGAAAATATACCTTTAATTTCCCTGTCAACCCTTACTACTTGCTGATTTGTGGCGATAATTCTCGTCTTTATAATCGTCGGTCTGTTAGGGTCATAAACCAAATAATCCGAATTAATGCCTCTTTCCTTAAGCATATCAATCATGGCTCTTCCCGTATTATCTTCACCGATTGTGCTTACGATTATTGCTTTTGCTCCTAGAGAAGTAATATTGTTAGCGACATTTCCCGCGCCGCCTAAAGTTTTGGTTTCTTTTGTGATTTCGACTACGGGAACAGGCGCTTCTGGAGAAATTCTTGCGACTTTTCCCCATATGAACTTATCCACCATAGTATCGCCGATAACAAGAATGGTCTGTTTCTCAAACAAGTTTAAAAAATTAATAAGTTTCATGAAGTCTCCGTATATTTTATAAATAAGATTTATTTTTTAAATAATCGCAATAATCTTTAACGGAATCTTCAAGTTCCATAAAAGGTTTGTCATATCCGGCCGCACGAAGTTTTGTCATATTGGCCTGCGTAAAATATTGATATTTAAGTTTAAGATGTTCGGGCATTTCGATATATTCAGCGTTTTCTTTTTTTCCTAAGGAAATAAACATGGATTTCGCTATATCGTTCCACGTCCTCGCTTTTCCAGTGCCCAAATTGAAAATGCCGGTCTTTGAAGGATTTTTAAGAAAAAACCAGATGACGTCGACAACATCTTTTATATAAACAAAATCTCTTTTCTGCCAGCCGTCCGCATATTCCTCTTTATAAGATTTAAAGAGTTTTAAAACGCCTTTTTCAGCGACTTCATCATAACTTTTACATATGATGCTTCTCATATCGCCTTTATGATATTCGTTGGGGCCGAAAACATTAAAAAATTTTATTCCCACAGCTTTATCCATATACTTATTGCTCTGCAGCCATAAATCGAACATATGCTTCGAATATCCGTACATATTCAGTGGAAAAAGTTTTATAAGTTTTGATTCTTCATCATCATAACCGTTTTCACCATCTCCATACGTCGCCGCAGAAGAAGCGTAAATAAACGGAATCCCGAGTTCAAAAGCCCATAAAGCCATAACTTTTGAATATTCATAATTGTTTTTGATATAATAATTTGCGTCAGTCAGCGTCGTGGAGCTGCATGCTCCGAGATGCACTATAGCTTCGGGTTTGGGAACCTGTCTGTTAATTACGGCATTATAAAAATCATTTTTTTGTATATAGTCGTAATATTTTTTCCCTGCAAGATTTTTCCACTTTTCCGACTCGTTTAAATGATCTACAACAAGCACGGTGTCTATGCCTTCTTTATTAAGTTTCCAGAGAAAACAGCTTCCTATAAAACCCGCGCCGCCAGTTAAAATTATCATAAAAACTCCTTGCATTTTTAAAAATCTATTTTATAAAACTCCCACATACTATGTCAATGAATTACATGGCGAAAAATTACGAAAAGACCAAGATTTAGATGTTTATTTGTAAAAAAAATTAATAAAATATATAATATTAAAAATTTATAAAAGGAAGAAAAATACGACCCCGCAGATTATGGGTCGCTTTTTTTAATTAATCAAATATGAAAAGAAATGACGTCAGAAATATAGCCATTATTGCACATGTTGATCATGGAAAAACGACAATTGTAGATTCTTTGCTTAAATATGCAGGGCAATTCGACGTAAAAGTCGATGAAGCACAGGAAATGGTTTTAGACTCTAATCCTTTAGAGAGAGAAAGAGGAATTACAATTCTTGCAAAATGTACTTCGGTAAATTTCAATGGAAATACAATCAATATTGTGGATACACCTGGACATGCGGATTTTGGCAGCGAAGTGGAAAGAGTTTTAAAAATGGTAGACGGTGCAATACTTATGGTAGACGCAGCCGAAGGTCCTATGCCGCAGACAAGATTTGTGCTTCGCAAAGCGCTGGCTTTGGGACTGTGCCCAATAGTCATTATCAATAAAATGGATAAACCACATATAAATCCCAGCAGCGTAATAGACGATGTCTTTGATTTGTTTATGAAACTCAGCGCAACAGACGAACAGTTGGATTTCCCGATACTTTACGCTTCTGGACGTGACGGCTGGGCAAGCAGAGTAATGGAAGAAAAAGGCGTAAACATAAAACCTGTTTTTGACGCTGTATTTGAATATGTTCCTCCACCTGATGCCGATGATAGGAAACCCCTGCAAATGCAGATAACTATGCTTGACTACAATAATTTTCTCGGACATGTCGGAATAGGGAGAATTTTAAACGGTACTGTCAAAAAAGGACAACCCGTAGCTTTAGTTAACTCCAAAAAAGGCACATCTTCAGCAAAAATATCAAAAGCTGTAAGAATAGATAAATTTTTAGGACTTGGAAAGGTTGAAGTTGAACAAGCAAGGGCTGGAGATATAGTGTCAATAGCAGGACTTGAAGGCGTTGAAATTGGCGATACGGTTTGCGGAATTTACGATATTTTACCGCTTCCTCCTCTTTCTATAGACGAACCTACTGTGTCCATGGATTTTCTTGTCAATGATTCACCTTTTGCAGGCCGCGAAGGAAAATTTTTAACAAGCCGTCATCTTAAAGAAAGACTTGAAAAAGAGGCGCAAACAAACGTCGGGCTTAAAGTCGAGCCTCTTTCAGGAGAAGGAAAGTTTAAAGTTTCGGGCAGAGGAGAACTTCATTTAACGATTTTAATTGAAACTATGCGCCGCGAAGGATTTGAACTTGCCGTATCTTCGCCGGAAGTAATTTACAAAGTAAAAAATGGACAACTTTGCGAGCCTATGGAATATTTGACGCTTGATATAGACAGCCAATATCAAGGCGCGATTTTTGAGCTTGTTGGGAAACGCTCTGCAAAACTTGAAAATATGGCAAGCGAAGGAGAAAATAGAATAAGATTAGAATATATAATTCCATCAAGAGCGCTGATAGGTTTTAAAAGCGAATTTCTAACAAATACCAGAGGAGAAGGTATAATGCATCACAGTTTTTACAATTACATGCCTAAAGTAAACATTTCAGATTTAAGAAAAAACGGAGTTTTTATAGCTTTGGAATCCGGCAAAACTACTGCTTATGCTCTGGATAATCTACAAAGCGGAGGCATTTTTTTTGTCGACCCCGGAGTTGAAGTTTATGCGGGAATGGTTGTGGGACAAAATTCAAGAGATAAAGATTTAGTCGTTAATCCATGTAAATTAAAAAAATTAAGCAATATGAGAAGCAAAGGTTCTGACGACGCTCCTATGCTTATTCCTCCGATAAAATTCAGCCTTGAGCAAGCCGTTGAATATATTGCTCCCGACGAACTTGTAGAGGTAACGCCGTCATCGATAAGACTCAGAAAAAAAATACTAAACCATTTGGCTAGAAAAAGAACGAGCAAAAATGAAGAGGAAGAAGAATAGCCGGGAATAAAAGGTTTATCGGGAATGTCAAAAATATTGTGTAAAGTGTCCTTTTGACAACATTTACTTTCTTTACATCTTTATACGATTCTGCTTTATCAAATTTCTTAGTCATTTCCAAGCTGCCAAGCTACTCAATAATCACCACTACCCTTCTGTTTGCCATTCGGCCTGCCTCATTGTCA
The window above is part of the Candidatus Endomicrobium procryptotermitis genome. Proteins encoded here:
- the rfaD gene encoding ADP-glyceromanno-heptose 6-epimerase; its protein translation is MIILTGGAGFIGSCFLWKLNKEGIDTVLVVDHLNESEKWKNLAGKKYYDYIQKNDFYNAVINRQVPKPEAIVHLGACSSTTLTDANYYIKNNYEYSKVMALWAFELGIPFIYASSAATYGDGENGYDDEESKLIKLFPLNMYGYSKHMFDLWLQSNKYMDKAVGIKFFNVFGPNEYHKGDMRSIICKSYDEVAEKGVLKLFKSYKEEYADGWQKRDFVYIKDVVDVIWFFLKNPSKTGIFNLGTGKARTWNDIAKSMFISLGKKENAEYIEMPEHLKLKYQYFTQANMTKLRAAGYDKPFMELEDSVKDYCDYLKNKSYL
- the typA gene encoding translational GTPase TypA; the protein is MKRNDVRNIAIIAHVDHGKTTIVDSLLKYAGQFDVKVDEAQEMVLDSNPLERERGITILAKCTSVNFNGNTINIVDTPGHADFGSEVERVLKMVDGAILMVDAAEGPMPQTRFVLRKALALGLCPIVIINKMDKPHINPSSVIDDVFDLFMKLSATDEQLDFPILYASGRDGWASRVMEEKGVNIKPVFDAVFEYVPPPDADDRKPLQMQITMLDYNNFLGHVGIGRILNGTVKKGQPVALVNSKKGTSSAKISKAVRIDKFLGLGKVEVEQARAGDIVSIAGLEGVEIGDTVCGIYDILPLPPLSIDEPTVSMDFLVNDSPFAGREGKFLTSRHLKERLEKEAQTNVGLKVEPLSGEGKFKVSGRGELHLTILIETMRREGFELAVSSPEVIYKVKNGQLCEPMEYLTLDIDSQYQGAIFELVGKRSAKLENMASEGENRIRLEYIIPSRALIGFKSEFLTNTRGEGIMHHSFYNYMPKVNISDLRKNGVFIALESGKTTAYALDNLQSGGIFFVDPGVEVYAGMVVGQNSRDKDLVVNPCKLKKLSNMRSKGSDDAPMLIPPIKFSLEQAVEYIAPDELVEVTPSSIRLRKKILNHLARKRTSKNEEEEE
- the rfaE1 gene encoding D-glycero-beta-D-manno-heptose-7-phosphate kinase; protein product: MKLINFLNLFEKQTILVIGDTMVDKFIWGKVARISPEAPVPVVEITKETKTLGGAGNVANNITSLGAKAIIVSTIGEDNTGRAMIDMLKERGINSDYLVYDPNRPTIIKTRIIATNQQVVRVDREIKGIFSHSTELKIIKNVEALMPKADGVIISDYGKGVISQKVLKRTIFLAKKHKIPITVDPKIENFKKYKKVTAITPNTKEAIEGMNAKNIATEQDIENLGKKILKMLKSDSVLITRGEMGMTLIQPNNKVTTIPTRAKEVYDVTGAGDTVISTMTLALAAKADLVSAAEIANFSAGIVVAKFGTETTSHDELKKTIIDFYKCK